The Brachyhypopomus gauderio isolate BG-103 chromosome 1, BGAUD_0.2, whole genome shotgun sequence genome includes a window with the following:
- the ssuh2.2 gene encoding ssu-2 homolog, tandem duplicate 2 gives MDKLHLLSNQDETATGPPSHPPTAPDAGPFKDGASAPPVELMPEAGACAALIPEYSDAPPPPLGYLQQSPANSPDWHIPAISEELAREVFIEFASRKCCYSTKPSKEMVFTDMHALNTYRYRLETFTESRSTEWASEPYNGQLVDGLSGVAPGPWDMVVPVPALFKDCKRDIRIPHTSSVKGCDSCLNLGRSACARCVNSGRIQCQICGGSGRSASNGRCHHCTGHGRIMCAACGGVGSTTCMKCQGRGRILSFILLKIKWKNNEYTTMVDKRSGFPVDLLHSVTGEMLFTDMNKQVYPIVNFPEGAVNSASASAVQEHQAQFSTTCRIVQQRQTIELIPVTRVHFAWREKTHIYFVYGAENKVFTKDYPARCCCCSIS, from the exons ATGGACAAGTTGCATTTGCTAAG CAATCAAGATGAGACAGCAACAGGGCCACCGTCTCACCCTCCCACCGCCCCTGACGCAG GCCCGTTCAAAGATGGAGCTTCAGCTCCTCCCGTGGAACTCATGCCTGAGGCGGGTGCTTGTGCAGCGTTAATCCCGGAATACAGCG ATGCACCTCCGCCACCTCTGGGGTATCTTCAGCAATCTCCAGCGAACTCACCCGACTGGCA CATCCCAGCCATAAGTGAGGAGCTCGCCCGTGAAGTTTTCATTGAGTTTGCCTCCAGGAAGTGTTGCTATAGCACCAAGCCATCCAAAGAAATGGTCTTCACCGACATGCACGCTCTCAACACATATCGG TATCGGCTGGAGACTTTCACTGAGTCAAGGTCCACCGAGTGGGCGAGTGAACCATATAAcg GACAGTTAGTGGACGGCTTGAGTGGAGTTGCACCCGGCCCGTGGGACATGGTTGTCCCTGTACCTGCTCTGTTTAAGGACTGCAAAAGAGACATCCGCATCCCGCACACATCCTCTGTGAAG GGCTGTGACTCCTGCCTCAATCTCGGCAGATCCGCGTGTGCCAGATGTGTAAATTCAGGCAGG ATTCAGTGTCAGATCTGTGGTGGCTCTGGAAGGTCTGCCTCTAATGGCCGGTGCCATCACTGTACCGGACACGGCAGGATCAT GTGTGCAGCCTGTGGAGGAGTGGGGTCAACCACATGCATGAAATGTCAAGGACGAGGACGCATCCTTTCCTTCATCCTGCTGAAAATAAAGTG GAAAAACAATGAATATACAACCATGGTTGACAAGCGTTCAGGGTTCCCTGTTGATCTTCTTCACTCTGTCACTGGAGAAATGCTCTTTACTGACATGAATAAGCAG GTATACCCCATCGTCAATTTCCCTGAGGGGGCAGTAAACTCCGCCTCAGCGTCAGCCGTGCAGGAGCACCAGGCTCAGTTCTCCACCACCTGTCGCATCGTACAGCAG AGGCAGACCATCGAGCTGATCCCAGTCACGCGAGTGCATTTTGCCTGGAGGGAGAAAACTCACATTTATTTTGTGTACGGAGCTGAAAACAAGGTGTTCACCAAAGACTACCCTGCTAGGTGTTGCTGCTGTTCGATTTCTTAA
- the LOC143516618 gene encoding protein SSUH2 homolog, with protein MYQPVFGMQAPPTFNSFPGYEGLLPGVSGGFHPPPPSQPFPTPVPMVQQDWSIPKLSEESVREAFISFASSQCCYSSGPARDGMITGIEQFNTYRYRLETFTESRKTEWTTKPYEGQTVNPFAQPPPGPWEMPVMAPVMFKDNRQELEIPNSQSVKSCDTCSATGRSRCAKCTGTGSITCFTCSGRGVGSAQDRCAPCSGTGRRMCSNCSGQGTKECTKCKGKRQLLSYIKLTVEWKNNVEDFVVEQSSGLNVTKLGEVSGKPLFKDTQPMVYPLTGFPHPGLVEAANKMVLKHRNNFSQTGRILQQQQSVELIPITKVAYQWKGKHYFYFVYGTESKVNAEDYPAKCCCVIL; from the exons ATGTATCAACCAGTGTTCGGAATGCAAGCCCCTCCTACGTTCAACTCCTTTCCTGGATATGAGGGTCTTTTACCCGGAGTTAGCG GTGGGTTTCACCCTCCACCACCTAGCCAGCCGTTTCCCACTCCGGTCCCGATGGTGCAGCAGGACTGGAG CATTCCTAAGCTCTCAGAGGAGTCTGTCAGAGAGGCCTTCATCAGCTTCGCAAGCAGTCAGTGCTGTTATTCCTCTGGGCCAGCAAGAGATGGCATGATTACTGGCATTGAACAGTTCAACACCTACCGt TATCGTTTGGAGACCTTCACAGAGTCCCGGAAAACTGAATGGACCACAAAGCCCTATGAAG GTCAGACAGTGAACCCTTTTGCACAGCCGCCTCCTGGCCCATGGGAGATGCCAGTTATGGCTCCTGTCATGTTTAAAGACAATCGGCAGGAACTGGAAATCCCCAACTCACAGTCGGTCAAG TCATGTGACACATGTTCAGCCACAGGAAGAAGTAGGTGTGCAAAATGTACTGGCACTGGGTCG ATAACGTGCTTCACATGCAGTGGCAGAGGGGTGGGTTCTGCTCAGGACAGATGTGCTCCATGCAGTGGTACAGGGAGACGGAT GTGCAGCAACTGTTCTGGTCAGGGAACCAAGGAATGTACAAAATGTAAAGGGAAACGCCAGCTGCTCTCATACATCAAGCTTACAGTGGAATG GAAGAACAATGTGGAGGATTTTGTGGTGGAGCAGTCAAGTGGTCTGAATGTAACGAAGTTGGGTGAAGTCTCTGGAAAACCACTCTTCAAAGATACCCAGCCAATG GTGTATCCATTAACTGGGTTCCCACACCCTGGTCTGGTTGAAGCAGCCAATAAAATGGTCCTCAAGCATCGCAACAACTTTTCCCAGACAGGTCGTATCCTGCAACAG CAACAAAGTGTCGAGCTGATTCCTATCACCAAGGTGGCCTACCAGTGGAAAGGAAAACACTATTTTTACTTTGTCTATGGCACTGAGTCAAAAGTGAATGCGGAGGACTATCCTGCCAAATGTTGCTGCGTTATACTGTAA